The following coding sequences lie in one Micropterus dolomieu isolate WLL.071019.BEF.003 ecotype Adirondacks linkage group LG15, ASM2129224v1, whole genome shotgun sequence genomic window:
- the nolc1 gene encoding nucleolar and coiled-body phosphoprotein 1 isoform X1, giving the protein MRLCTCPQVTVPFTSFPSRRIVVKMAAQNSTPSDLYKCVYSFLLENKFTKAAQQFLKQTKVTPQDQNEESLIDIYNFWVKSPETKKRKAPTNKAEASNGPSAKKAKTSTERSSSEESSSEDEAVAKPIKAAPAAAKVVPAKAAAKAASSSSEDSSESEEEKVPAKAPVKPPAAGSLRKKDSSSSSEESDSEDEQPAKAAAPKPKAGAVTTPKPAVPAKGAALKKQESSSEESSSDSEDEEPAKAPVKPAPVKAAAHAAESSSEDSSSEDEAPPSKKTKAGAYSAVPPPASVQKAPAAPAASKAKDSDSSDTSDDSSDEEKQKKVAVKPVKAAAAKPGVPKPTAKKQESSSESSDSSSDEEETKKPAAKVTPAKAAPVKPVPAKAAPAKKEDSDSSSSEEEEEVKKPAAKMTPAKTAPAKPVAAKVTPAKEESSEEEETVKKPTAKPAPAKTTTPAKKDESSSSESDGTSEDEAPAKPATKAAAPKTPAAASKPAAKAAESSSDSEDSSEDEEEPVKAKPAAKPATPASKPATPASKPATPASKPATPASKPATPAAKPAAAAESSSDSDSSSEDEEPVKAKPAAAKPAAAKPSTPASKPGTPAAKPAAAAESSSDSDSSSEDEEPVKAKPAAAKPAAAKPSTPASKPGTPAAKPAAAAESSSDSDSSSEDEEPVKAKPAAAKPAAAKPSTPASKPGTPAAKPAAAAESSSDSDSSSEDEEPVKAKPAAAKPAAAKPSTPASKPGTPAAKPAAAAESSSDSDSSSEDEEPVKAKPAAAKPAAAKPSTPASKPGTPAAKPAAAAESSSDSDSSSEDEEPVKAKPAAAKPAAAKPSTPASKPGTPAAKPAAAAESSSDSDSSSEDEEPVKAKPAAATPASKPGTPAAKPAAAESSSESDSSSEDEEEVVKAKAAAAKPATPAAKPGAAADSSSDSDSDSSDSENEAAKPAVKKQTPAAAKKPAPAVSKAPADTNDDSSSDEEEPKKAVPLPKPTAAKKKAEESSSDSSDSSDSETETKSTPAKPAVTNGKAATPKAAAAKTPAKPAESSSSDSSSEEEEQASKSTVKPAATAKTTSAAKPKESSSSSSDSSSEEEEAPRRAATAPNTPATNGTNAKRKRNCESSESEGEETEVKTPDNKKATTTPQTFPKASKKSSNIPFRRIREEEVKVDPRLTDNSFDAKFGAKGDWGQKANDVLKFTKGKSFRHEKTKKKRGSYRGGAISTTVNSIKFDSD; this is encoded by the exons ATGCGCCTGTGCACATGCCCACAAGTGACGGTTCCGTTCACTTCCTTCCCTTCGAGAAGGATCGTGGTGAAGATGGCGGCGCAAAATTCGACACCGAGTGATCTTTACAAATGCGTTTATTCGTTTCTCCTGGAGAACAAGTTCACCAAGGCGgctcagcagtttctgaaacaGACTAAAGTG ACTCCACAGGATCAAAATGAAGAAAGCCTCATCGACATCTACAACTTCTGGGTGAA GTCTCCTGAAACCAAGAAACGAAAAGCACCTACCAACAAGGCTGAAGCTTCAAATGGCCCATCAGCCAAGAAAGCAAAAACCAGTACAGAGCGCTCCAGCAGTGAAGAGTCGAGCAGTGAGGATGAAGCTGTTGCAAAACCAATTAAAGCAGCCCCTGCAG caGCCAAGGTGGTGCCTGCTAAAGCAGCAGCTAAAGCTGCATCCAGCAGCAGTGAAGACTCCAGTGaatcagaggaggagaaggttcCTGCAAAG GCTCCTGTGAAGCCGCCTGCTGCAGGCAGCTTGAGGAAGAAAGACAGCAGCTCAAGTAGTGAAGAATCTGACTCTGAGGATGAGCAGCCCGCCAAAGCTGCTGCACCAA AACCCAAGGCTGGTGCAGTCACAACACCCAAACCAGCTGTTCCTGCTAAAGGTGCCGCTCTGAAAAAGCAGGAGAGCAGCAGTGAAGAGAGTTCCTCAGATTCTGAAGATGAAGAGCCAGCCAAG GCTCCAGTCAAACCCGCCCCAGTGAAGGCTGCTGCACATGCTGCTGAATCGAGCAGTGAAGACTCTTCATCTGAAGACGAGGCTCCacccagcaaaaaaacaaaagcag GAGCATACAGCGCTGTCCCACCTCCTGCTTCAGTCCAGAAAGCTCCAGCTGCACCAGCAGCCAGCAAGGCCAAGGACAGCGACTCCTCGGATACCAGTGATGACAGCAGTGAcgaggaaaaacaaaagaaagtagCTG TGAAACCAGTCAAGGCCGCTGCTGCCAAGCCTGGTGTGCCCAAACCTACTGCAAAGAAGCAGGAGTCCAGCTCTGAGAGCTCAG ATTCAAGCTCTGATGAAGAGGAGACAAAGAAGCCCGCAGCCAAAGTCACCCCAGCTAAAGCAGCCCCAGTCAAACCTGTCCCAGCAAAGGCTGCACCTGCAAAAAAAGAAGACTCAGACTCATCAAgttcagaggaggaagaggaggtgaagaaacCTGCAGCGAAGATGACTCCCGCTAAGACGGCTCCAGCTAAACCTGTTGCAGCTAAAGTCACACCTGCTAAAGAAGAGtcctcagaggaggaggagactgtAAAGAAGCCCACAGCTAAACCCGCACCTGCCAAGACTACTACCCCCGCTAAAAAAGACGAGTCCTCAAGCTCGG AATCAGATGGCACCTCTGAAGATGAGGCTCCTGCAAAACCTGCCACTAAAGCTGCAGCCCCAAAGacacctgctgctgcttctaaaCCTGCAGCCAAGGCGGCAGAGAGCAGCTCTGATTCAGAGGACTCCtctgaggatgaggaagagcCAGTGAAAGCCAAGCCAGCGGCTAAACCAGCTACCCCAGCTTCAAAGCCTGCTACCCCAGCTTCAAAGCCTGCTACCCCAGCTTCAAAGCCTGCTACCCCAGCTTCAAAGCCTGCTACTCCTGCAGCAaagcctgctgctgcagcagagagcagctCAGACTCTGACTCCTCTTCTGAAGATGAAGAACCAGTTAAGGCTAAACCTGCAGCAGCTAAACCGGCTGCTGCTAAACCATCTACCCCGGCTTCAAAGCCTGGTACTCCTGCAGCAaagcctgctgctgcagcagagagcagctCAGACTCTGACTCCTCTTCTGAAGATGAAGAACCAGTTAAGGCTAAACCTGCAGCAGCTAAACCGGCTGCTGCTAAACCATCTACCCCGGCTTCAAAGCCTGGTACTCCTGCAGCAaagcctgctgctgcagcagagagcagctCAGACTCTGACTCCTCTTCTGAAGATGAAGAACCAGTTAAGGCTAAACCTGCAGCAGCTAAACCGGCTGCTGCTAAACCATCTACCCCGGCTTCAAAGCCTGGTACTCCTGCAGCAaagcctgctgctgcagcagagagcagctCAGACTCTGACTCCTCTTCTGAAGATGAAGAACCAGTTAAGGCTAAACCTGCAGCAGCTAAACCGGCTGCTGCTAAACCATCTACCCCGGCTTCAAAGCCTGGTACTCCTGCAGCAaagcctgctgctgcagcagagagcagctCAGACTCTGACTCCTCTTCTGAAGATGAAGAACCAGTTAAGGCTAAACCTGCAGCAGCTAAACCGGCTGCTGCTAAACCATCTACCCCGGCTTCAAAGCCTGGTACTCCTGCAGCAaagcctgctgctgcagcagagagcagctCAGACTCTGACTCCTCTTCTGAAGATGAAGAACCAGTTAAGGCTAAACCTGCAGCAGCTAAACCGGCTGCTGCTAAACCATCTACCCCGGCTTCAAAGCCTGGTACTCCTGCAGCAaagcctgctgctgcagcagagagcagctCAGACTCTGACTCCTCTTCTGAAGATGAAGAACCAGTTAAGGCTAAACCTGCAGCAGCTACACCAGCCTCAAAGCCTGGTACTCCTGCTGCAAAGCCTGCTGCTGCAGAGAGCAGCTCAGAATCTGACTCCTCCTCTGAGGATGAGGAAGAAGTGGTGAAAGCCAAGGCGGCAGCAGCTAAGCCTGCAACACCGGCTGCAAAGCCCGGGgcagcagcagacagcagctcgGATTCTGATAGCGATAGCTCAGACTCAGAGAATGAGGCAGCCAAACCTGCAGTCAAGAAACAAACTCCAGCAGCAGCCAAGAAACCTGCCCCTGCTGTCAGCAAGGCTCCTGCAGACACCAATGATGACAGCTCCAGTGACGAGGAGGAACCCAAGAAGGCAGTGCCATTACCCAAGCCCACAGCTGCAAAAAAGAAGGCTGAGGAGAGCAGCTCCGACTCCTCGGACAGCTCTGATTCTGAGACGGAGACCAAGTCCACCCCTGCTAAGCCTGCAGTCACCAACGGCAAGGCAGCAACACCCAAGGCTGCAGCAGCCAAGACCCCTGCAAAGCCAGCAGAGTCCTCCTCCAGTGACAGTAGCTCTGAAGAGGAAGAGCAGGCCAGTAAAAGTACTGTAAAACCTGCTGCAACAGCCAAGACCACCTCTGCAGCTAAACCtaaagagagcagcagcagctcctcagaCAGTtcatcagaggaggaggaagcaccACGCAGAGCAGCCACAGCACCCAACACCCCCGCAACAAATG GTACCaatgcaaagagaaaaagaaattgtGAATCATCAGAAAGTGAAGGGGAAGAGACAGAAGTCAAGACACCAGACAACAAGAAAGCAACCACAACACCACAGACTTTTCCTAAAGCCAGTAAGAAG TCTTCCAACATACCGTTCCGTAGAATAAGAGAGGAAGAAGTAAAGGTGGATCCCCGCCTCACAGACAACTCTTTTGATGCAAAG TTTGGAGCCAAAGGGGACTGGGGCCAGAAAGCTAACGACGTGCTCAAGTTCACGAAAGGCAAGTCATTCCGCCATGAAAAGACGAAGAAGAAGCGGGGAAGCTACCGTGGCGGAGCCATCTCCACAACAGTCAACTCTATTAAGTTTGACAGTGACTGA
- the nolc1 gene encoding nucleolar and coiled-body phosphoprotein 1 isoform X6, whose amino-acid sequence MRLCTCPQVTVPFTSFPSRRIVVKMAAQNSTPSDLYKCVYSFLLENKFTKAAQQFLKQTKVTPQDQNEESLIDIYNFWVKSPETKKRKAPTNKAEASNGPSAKKAKTSTERSSSEESSSEDEAVAKPIKAAPAAAKVVPAKAAAKAASSSSEDSSESEEEKVPAKAPVKPPAAGSLRKKDSSSSSEESDSEDEQPAKAAAPKPKAGAVTTPKPAVPAKGAALKKQESSSEESSSDSEDEEPAKAPVKPAPVKAAAHAAESSSEDSSSEDEAPPSKKTKAGAYSAVPPPASVQKAPAAPAASKAKDSDSSDTSDDSSDEEKQKKVAVKPVKAAAAKPGVPKPTAKKQESSSESSDSSSDEEETKKPAAKVTPAKAAPVKPVPAKAAPAKKEDSDSSSSEEEEEVKKPAAKMTPAKTAPAKPVAAKVTPAKEESSEEEETVKKPTAKPAPAKTTTPAKKDESSSSESDGTSEDEAPAKPATKAAAPKTPAAASKPAAKAAESSSDSEDSSEDEEEPVKAKPAAKPATPASKPATPASKPGTPAAKPAAAAESSSDSDSSSEDEEPVKAKPAAAKPAAAKPSTPASKPGTPAAKPAAAAESSSDSDSSSEDEEPVKAKPAAAKPAAAKPSTPASKPGTPAAKPAAAAESSSDSDSSSEDEEPVKAKPAAAKPAAAKPSTPASKPGTPAAKPAAAAESSSDSDSSSEDEEPVKAKPAAAKPAAAKPSTPASKPGTPAAKPAAAAESSSDSDSSSEDEEPVKAKPAAAKPAAAKPSTPASKPGTPAAKPAAAAESSSDSDSSSEDEEPVKAKPAAATPASKPGTPAAKPAAAESSSESDSSSEDEEEVVKAKAAAAKPATPAAKPGAAADSSSDSDSDSSDSENEAAKPAVKKQTPAAAKKPAPAVSKAPADTNDDSSSDEEEPKKAVPLPKPTAAKKKAEESSSDSSDSSDSETETKSTPAKPAVTNGKAATPKAAAAKTPAKPAESSSSDSSSEEEEQASKSTVKPAATAKTTSAAKPKESSSSSSDSSSEEEEAPRRAATAPNTPATNGTNAKRKRNCESSESEGEETEVKTPDNKKATTTPQTFPKASKKSSNIPFRRIREEEVKVDPRLTDNSFDAKFGAKGDWGQKANDVLKFTKGKSFRHEKTKKKRGSYRGGAISTTVNSIKFDSD is encoded by the exons ATGCGCCTGTGCACATGCCCACAAGTGACGGTTCCGTTCACTTCCTTCCCTTCGAGAAGGATCGTGGTGAAGATGGCGGCGCAAAATTCGACACCGAGTGATCTTTACAAATGCGTTTATTCGTTTCTCCTGGAGAACAAGTTCACCAAGGCGgctcagcagtttctgaaacaGACTAAAGTG ACTCCACAGGATCAAAATGAAGAAAGCCTCATCGACATCTACAACTTCTGGGTGAA GTCTCCTGAAACCAAGAAACGAAAAGCACCTACCAACAAGGCTGAAGCTTCAAATGGCCCATCAGCCAAGAAAGCAAAAACCAGTACAGAGCGCTCCAGCAGTGAAGAGTCGAGCAGTGAGGATGAAGCTGTTGCAAAACCAATTAAAGCAGCCCCTGCAG caGCCAAGGTGGTGCCTGCTAAAGCAGCAGCTAAAGCTGCATCCAGCAGCAGTGAAGACTCCAGTGaatcagaggaggagaaggttcCTGCAAAG GCTCCTGTGAAGCCGCCTGCTGCAGGCAGCTTGAGGAAGAAAGACAGCAGCTCAAGTAGTGAAGAATCTGACTCTGAGGATGAGCAGCCCGCCAAAGCTGCTGCACCAA AACCCAAGGCTGGTGCAGTCACAACACCCAAACCAGCTGTTCCTGCTAAAGGTGCCGCTCTGAAAAAGCAGGAGAGCAGCAGTGAAGAGAGTTCCTCAGATTCTGAAGATGAAGAGCCAGCCAAG GCTCCAGTCAAACCCGCCCCAGTGAAGGCTGCTGCACATGCTGCTGAATCGAGCAGTGAAGACTCTTCATCTGAAGACGAGGCTCCacccagcaaaaaaacaaaagcag GAGCATACAGCGCTGTCCCACCTCCTGCTTCAGTCCAGAAAGCTCCAGCTGCACCAGCAGCCAGCAAGGCCAAGGACAGCGACTCCTCGGATACCAGTGATGACAGCAGTGAcgaggaaaaacaaaagaaagtagCTG TGAAACCAGTCAAGGCCGCTGCTGCCAAGCCTGGTGTGCCCAAACCTACTGCAAAGAAGCAGGAGTCCAGCTCTGAGAGCTCAG ATTCAAGCTCTGATGAAGAGGAGACAAAGAAGCCCGCAGCCAAAGTCACCCCAGCTAAAGCAGCCCCAGTCAAACCTGTCCCAGCAAAGGCTGCACCTGCAAAAAAAGAAGACTCAGACTCATCAAgttcagaggaggaagaggaggtgaagaaacCTGCAGCGAAGATGACTCCCGCTAAGACGGCTCCAGCTAAACCTGTTGCAGCTAAAGTCACACCTGCTAAAGAAGAGtcctcagaggaggaggagactgtAAAGAAGCCCACAGCTAAACCCGCACCTGCCAAGACTACTACCCCCGCTAAAAAAGACGAGTCCTCAAGCTCGG AATCAGATGGCACCTCTGAAGATGAGGCTCCTGCAAAACCTGCCACTAAAGCTGCAGCCCCAAAGacacctgctgctgcttctaaaCCTGCAGCCAAGGCGGCAGAGAGCAGCTCTGATTCAGAGGACTCCtctgaggatgaggaagagcCAGTGAAAGCCAAGCCAGCGGCTAAACCAGCTACCCCAGCTTCAAAGCCTGCTACCCCA GCTTCAAAGCCTGGTACTCCTGCAGCAaagcctgctgctgcagcagagagcagctCAGACTCTGACTCCTCTTCTGAAGATGAAGAACCAGTTAAGGCTAAACCTGCAGCAGCTAAACCGGCTGCTGCTAAACCATCTACCCCGGCTTCAAAGCCTGGTACTCCTGCAGCAaagcctgctgctgcagcagagagcagctCAGACTCTGACTCCTCTTCTGAAGATGAAGAACCAGTTAAGGCTAAACCTGCAGCAGCTAAACCGGCTGCTGCTAAACCATCTACCCCGGCTTCAAAGCCTGGTACTCCTGCAGCAaagcctgctgctgcagcagagagcagctCAGACTCTGACTCCTCTTCTGAAGATGAAGAACCAGTTAAGGCTAAACCTGCAGCAGCTAAACCGGCTGCTGCTAAACCATCTACCCCGGCTTCAAAGCCTGGTACTCCTGCAGCAaagcctgctgctgcagcagagagcagctCAGACTCTGACTCCTCTTCTGAAGATGAAGAACCAGTTAAGGCTAAACCTGCAGCAGCTAAACCGGCTGCTGCTAAACCATCTACCCCGGCTTCAAAGCCTGGTACTCCTGCAGCAaagcctgctgctgcagcagagagcagctCAGACTCTGACTCCTCTTCTGAAGATGAAGAACCAGTTAAGGCTAAACCTGCAGCAGCTAAACCGGCTGCTGCTAAACCATCTACCCCGGCTTCAAAGCCTGGTACTCCTGCAGCAaagcctgctgctgcagcagagagcagctCAGACTCTGACTCCTCTTCTGAAGATGAAGAACCAGTTAAGGCTAAACCTGCAGCAGCTACACCAGCCTCAAAGCCTGGTACTCCTGCTGCAAAGCCTGCTGCTGCAGAGAGCAGCTCAGAATCTGACTCCTCCTCTGAGGATGAGGAAGAAGTGGTGAAAGCCAAGGCGGCAGCAGCTAAGCCTGCAACACCGGCTGCAAAGCCCGGGgcagcagcagacagcagctcgGATTCTGATAGCGATAGCTCAGACTCAGAGAATGAGGCAGCCAAACCTGCAGTCAAGAAACAAACTCCAGCAGCAGCCAAGAAACCTGCCCCTGCTGTCAGCAAGGCTCCTGCAGACACCAATGATGACAGCTCCAGTGACGAGGAGGAACCCAAGAAGGCAGTGCCATTACCCAAGCCCACAGCTGCAAAAAAGAAGGCTGAGGAGAGCAGCTCCGACTCCTCGGACAGCTCTGATTCTGAGACGGAGACCAAGTCCACCCCTGCTAAGCCTGCAGTCACCAACGGCAAGGCAGCAACACCCAAGGCTGCAGCAGCCAAGACCCCTGCAAAGCCAGCAGAGTCCTCCTCCAGTGACAGTAGCTCTGAAGAGGAAGAGCAGGCCAGTAAAAGTACTGTAAAACCTGCTGCAACAGCCAAGACCACCTCTGCAGCTAAACCtaaagagagcagcagcagctcctcagaCAGTtcatcagaggaggaggaagcaccACGCAGAGCAGCCACAGCACCCAACACCCCCGCAACAAATG GTACCaatgcaaagagaaaaagaaattgtGAATCATCAGAAAGTGAAGGGGAAGAGACAGAAGTCAAGACACCAGACAACAAGAAAGCAACCACAACACCACAGACTTTTCCTAAAGCCAGTAAGAAG TCTTCCAACATACCGTTCCGTAGAATAAGAGAGGAAGAAGTAAAGGTGGATCCCCGCCTCACAGACAACTCTTTTGATGCAAAG TTTGGAGCCAAAGGGGACTGGGGCCAGAAAGCTAACGACGTGCTCAAGTTCACGAAAGGCAAGTCATTCCGCCATGAAAAGACGAAGAAGAAGCGGGGAAGCTACCGTGGCGGAGCCATCTCCACAACAGTCAACTCTATTAAGTTTGACAGTGACTGA
- the nolc1 gene encoding nucleolar and coiled-body phosphoprotein 1 isoform X4, which yields MRLCTCPQVTVPFTSFPSRRIVVKMAAQNSTPSDLYKCVYSFLLENKFTKAAQQFLKQTKVTPQDQNEESLIDIYNFWVKSPETKKRKAPTNKAEASNGPSAKKAKTSTERSSSEESSSEDEAVAKPIKAAPAAAKVVPAKAAAKAASSSSEDSSESEEEKVPAKAPVKPPAAGSLRKKDSSSSSEESDSEDEQPAKAAAPKPKAGAVTTPKPAVPAKGAALKKQESSSEESSSDSEDEEPAKAPVKPAPVKAAAHAAESSSEDSSSEDEAPPSKKTKAGAYSAVPPPASVQKAPAAPAASKAKDSDSSDTSDDSSDEEKQKKVAVKPVKAAAAKPGVPKPTAKKQESSSESSDSSSDEEETKKPAAKVTPAKAAPVKPVPAKAAPAKKEDSDSSSSEEEEEVKKPAAKMTPAKTAPAKPVAAKVTPAKEESSEEEETVKKPTAKPAPAKTTTPAKKDESSSSESDGTSEDEAPAKPATKAAAPKTPAAASKPAAKAAESSSDSEDSSEDEEEPVKAKPAAKPATPASKPATPASKPATPASKPATPASKPATPAAKPAAAAESSSDSDSSSEDEEPVKAKPAAAKPAAAKPSTPASKPGTPAAKPAAAAESSSDSDSSSEDEEPVKAKPAAAKPAAAKPSTPASKPGTPAAKPAAAAESSSDSDSSSEDEEPVKAKPAAAKPAAAKPSTPASKPGTPAAKPAAAAESSSDSDSSSEDEEPVKAKPAAAKPAAAKPSTPASKPGTPAAKPAAAAESSSDSDSSSEDEEPVKAKPAAAKPAAAKPSTPASKPGTPAAKPAAAAESSSDSDSSSEDEEPVKAKPAAATPASKPGTPAAKPAAAESSSESDSSSEDEEEVVKAKAAAAKPATPAAKPGAAADSSSDSDSDSSDSENEAAKPAVKKQTPAAAKKPAPAVSKAPADTNDDSSSDEEEPKKAVPLPKPTAAKKKAEESSSDSSDSSDSETETKSTPAKPAVTNGKAATPKAAAAKTPAKPAESSSSDSSSEEEEQASKSTVKPAATAKTTSAAKPKESSSSSSDSSSEEEEAPRRAATAPNTPATNGTNAKRKRNCESSESEGEETEVKTPDNKKATTTPQTFPKASKKSSNIPFRRIREEEVKVDPRLTDNSFDAKFGAKGDWGQKANDVLKFTKGKSFRHEKTKKKRGSYRGGAISTTVNSIKFDSD from the exons ATGCGCCTGTGCACATGCCCACAAGTGACGGTTCCGTTCACTTCCTTCCCTTCGAGAAGGATCGTGGTGAAGATGGCGGCGCAAAATTCGACACCGAGTGATCTTTACAAATGCGTTTATTCGTTTCTCCTGGAGAACAAGTTCACCAAGGCGgctcagcagtttctgaaacaGACTAAAGTG ACTCCACAGGATCAAAATGAAGAAAGCCTCATCGACATCTACAACTTCTGGGTGAA GTCTCCTGAAACCAAGAAACGAAAAGCACCTACCAACAAGGCTGAAGCTTCAAATGGCCCATCAGCCAAGAAAGCAAAAACCAGTACAGAGCGCTCCAGCAGTGAAGAGTCGAGCAGTGAGGATGAAGCTGTTGCAAAACCAATTAAAGCAGCCCCTGCAG caGCCAAGGTGGTGCCTGCTAAAGCAGCAGCTAAAGCTGCATCCAGCAGCAGTGAAGACTCCAGTGaatcagaggaggagaaggttcCTGCAAAG GCTCCTGTGAAGCCGCCTGCTGCAGGCAGCTTGAGGAAGAAAGACAGCAGCTCAAGTAGTGAAGAATCTGACTCTGAGGATGAGCAGCCCGCCAAAGCTGCTGCACCAA AACCCAAGGCTGGTGCAGTCACAACACCCAAACCAGCTGTTCCTGCTAAAGGTGCCGCTCTGAAAAAGCAGGAGAGCAGCAGTGAAGAGAGTTCCTCAGATTCTGAAGATGAAGAGCCAGCCAAG GCTCCAGTCAAACCCGCCCCAGTGAAGGCTGCTGCACATGCTGCTGAATCGAGCAGTGAAGACTCTTCATCTGAAGACGAGGCTCCacccagcaaaaaaacaaaagcag GAGCATACAGCGCTGTCCCACCTCCTGCTTCAGTCCAGAAAGCTCCAGCTGCACCAGCAGCCAGCAAGGCCAAGGACAGCGACTCCTCGGATACCAGTGATGACAGCAGTGAcgaggaaaaacaaaagaaagtagCTG TGAAACCAGTCAAGGCCGCTGCTGCCAAGCCTGGTGTGCCCAAACCTACTGCAAAGAAGCAGGAGTCCAGCTCTGAGAGCTCAG ATTCAAGCTCTGATGAAGAGGAGACAAAGAAGCCCGCAGCCAAAGTCACCCCAGCTAAAGCAGCCCCAGTCAAACCTGTCCCAGCAAAGGCTGCACCTGCAAAAAAAGAAGACTCAGACTCATCAAgttcagaggaggaagaggaggtgaagaaacCTGCAGCGAAGATGACTCCCGCTAAGACGGCTCCAGCTAAACCTGTTGCAGCTAAAGTCACACCTGCTAAAGAAGAGtcctcagaggaggaggagactgtAAAGAAGCCCACAGCTAAACCCGCACCTGCCAAGACTACTACCCCCGCTAAAAAAGACGAGTCCTCAAGCTCGG AATCAGATGGCACCTCTGAAGATGAGGCTCCTGCAAAACCTGCCACTAAAGCTGCAGCCCCAAAGacacctgctgctgcttctaaaCCTGCAGCCAAGGCGGCAGAGAGCAGCTCTGATTCAGAGGACTCCtctgaggatgaggaagagcCAGTGAAAGCCAAGCCAGCGGCTAAACCAGCTACCCCAGCTTCAAAGCCTGCTACCCCAGCTTCAAAGCCTGCTACCCCAGCTTCAAAGCCTGCTACCCCAGCTTCAAAGCCTGCTACTCCTGCAGCAaagcctgctgctgcagcagagagcagctCAGACTCTGACTCCTCTTCTGAAGATGAAGAACCAGTTAAGGCTAAACCTGCAGCAGCTAAACCGGCTGCTGCTAAACCATCTACCCCGGCTTCAAAGCCTGGTACTCCTGCAGCAaagcctgctgctgcagcagagagcagctCAGACTCTGACTCCTCTTCTGAAGATGAAGAACCAGTTAAGGCTAAACCTGCAGCAGCTAAACCGGCTGCTGCTAAACCATCTACCCCGGCTTCAAAGCCTGGTACTCCTGCAGCAaagcctgctgctgcagcagagagcagctCAGACTCTGACTCCTCTTCTGAAGATGAAGAACCAGTTAAGGCTAAACCTGCAGCAGCTAAACCGGCTGCTGCTAAACCATCTACCCCGGCTTCAAAGCCTGGTACTCCTGCAGCAaagcctgctgctgcagcagagagcagctCAGACTCTGACTCCTCTTCTGAAGATGAAGAACCAGTTAAGGCTAAACCTGCAGCAGCTAAACCGGCTGCTGCTAAACCATCTACCCCGGCTTCAAAGCCTGGTACTCCTGCAGCAaagcctgctgctgcagcagagagcagctCAGACTCTGACTCCTCTTCTGAAGATGAAGAACCAGTTAAGGCTAAACCTGCAGCAGCTAAACCGGCTGCTGCTAAACCATCTACCCCGGCTTCAAAGCCTGGTACTCCTGCAGCAaagcctgctgctgcagcagagagcagctCAGACTCTGACTCCTCTTCTGAAGATGAAGAACCAGTTAAG GCTAAACCTGCAGCAGCTACACCAGCCTCAAAGCCTGGTACTCCTGCTGCAAAGCCTGCTGCTGCAGAGAGCAGCTCAGAATCTGACTCCTCCTCTGAGGATGAGGAAGAAGTGGTGAAAGCCAAGGCGGCAGCAGCTAAGCCTGCAACACCGGCTGCAAAGCCCGGGgcagcagcagacagcagctcgGATTCTGATAGCGATAGCTCAGACTCAGAGAATGAGGCAGCCAAACCTGCAGTCAAGAAACAAACTCCAGCAGCAGCCAAGAAACCTGCCCCTGCTGTCAGCAAGGCTCCTGCAGACACCAATGATGACAGCTCCAGTGACGAGGAGGAACCCAAGAAGGCAGTGCCATTACCCAAGCCCACAGCTGCAAAAAAGAAGGCTGAGGAGAGCAGCTCCGACTCCTCGGACAGCTCTGATTCTGAGACGGAGACCAAGTCCACCCCTGCTAAGCCTGCAGTCACCAACGGCAAGGCAGCAACACCCAAGGCTGCAGCAGCCAAGACCCCTGCAAAGCCAGCAGAGTCCTCCTCCAGTGACAGTAGCTCTGAAGAGGAAGAGCAGGCCAGTAAAAGTACTGTAAAACCTGCTGCAACAGCCAAGACCACCTCTGCAGCTAAACCtaaagagagcagcagcagctcctcagaCAGTtcatcagaggaggaggaagcaccACGCAGAGCAGCCACAGCACCCAACACCCCCGCAACAAATG GTACCaatgcaaagagaaaaagaaattgtGAATCATCAGAAAGTGAAGGGGAAGAGACAGAAGTCAAGACACCAGACAACAAGAAAGCAACCACAACACCACAGACTTTTCCTAAAGCCAGTAAGAAG TCTTCCAACATACCGTTCCGTAGAATAAGAGAGGAAGAAGTAAAGGTGGATCCCCGCCTCACAGACAACTCTTTTGATGCAAAG TTTGGAGCCAAAGGGGACTGGGGCCAGAAAGCTAACGACGTGCTCAAGTTCACGAAAGGCAAGTCATTCCGCCATGAAAAGACGAAGAAGAAGCGGGGAAGCTACCGTGGCGGAGCCATCTCCACAACAGTCAACTCTATTAAGTTTGACAGTGACTGA